The proteins below are encoded in one region of Limnochorda pilosa:
- a CDS encoding YggS family pyridoxal phosphate-dependent enzyme: MSDVGSRLQQVRARIEVAAARAGRDPSQVVVVAVTKGHPPARVDEVLEAGLDQIGENRVQEARAKQPQVRRPATWRLIGPLQRNKVRWALELFDWLDAIDRWEVAADVSRRGAQAGKTVPVLIEVNAGGEVQKHGLAPEAVDAFFSRLGDLPGLRVQGLMTVAPLGEDPEAARPVFRRMRELRERLRDRWGLALPWLSMGMSHDFEVAVEEGANMVRLGTALLGPRPATPGR; this comes from the coding sequence GTGTCGGACGTGGGGAGCAGACTCCAGCAGGTCCGGGCGCGGATCGAGGTGGCCGCGGCCCGGGCGGGCCGTGATCCGTCGCAGGTGGTCGTGGTGGCGGTGACCAAGGGACATCCGCCCGCCCGGGTGGACGAGGTCCTGGAGGCCGGGCTGGACCAGATCGGGGAGAACCGCGTGCAGGAGGCCCGGGCCAAGCAGCCGCAGGTGCGGCGGCCCGCCACCTGGCGCCTCATCGGTCCCCTGCAGCGGAACAAGGTTCGGTGGGCCCTGGAGCTCTTCGACTGGCTCGACGCCATCGACCGGTGGGAGGTGGCCGCCGACGTGAGCCGCAGGGGCGCGCAGGCGGGGAAGACGGTGCCCGTCCTGATCGAGGTGAACGCCGGCGGAGAGGTTCAGAAGCACGGCCTGGCGCCTGAGGCGGTGGACGCGTTCTTCAGCCGGCTCGGTGATCTGCCGGGGCTGAGGGTGCAGGGGTTGATGACCGTGGCTCCCCTGGGCGAGGACCCCGAGGCGGCCCGCCCCGTCTTCCGGCGCATGCGCGAGCTCCGGGAACGGCTGCGGGATCGATGGGGGTTGGCGCTTCCGTGGCTCTCCATGGGGATGAGCCACGATTTCGAGGTGGCGGTGGAGGAGGGCGCCAACATGGTGCGCCTGGGCACGGCCCTGCTGGGCCCCCGCCCCGCAACCCCGGGGAGGTGA
- a CDS encoding HlyD family efflux transporter periplasmic adaptor subunit, producing MRRSWARLAVVLGAAALLLAFLVWTGRAGVRWAREALVRSVPAEKGAVEQRVGVDAWVLRREWVLRSPASGYLVPLARPGEHVPRSTVLAEVVDRIERAGLGQELEQIRAGIDRARRDLESLGREEAALSAEIQQQEESLGNQIAFALSFDREEELKALLDLREQIRAEQGERRAELEARRAQAEADRERLLERRAQVEARLASATDVIRAPEAGRFELRVDGLEEILTPEQVLDLAPGYLRGLRVQERSAATGDRVVAGQPVARLVDPQRVHVYVFLPSGHGLQVGRKLLFQAEGAERVAAAVREVRFFGDESGVLLELDAVPDALLDRRRTRGALILDRHEGVVVPTSALIRRGEATGVLVEAEGGRLFTGVQVKGHDAAWAAVSGVAEGSRVVVNPGLLGEEAAGAAPAGER from the coding sequence ATGAGGCGCAGCTGGGCGCGCCTTGCGGTCGTCCTGGGGGCCGCGGCGCTCTTGCTGGCCTTCCTGGTGTGGACGGGCCGCGCCGGCGTGCGCTGGGCGCGGGAGGCGCTGGTGCGGAGCGTCCCCGCCGAGAAGGGCGCGGTCGAGCAGCGGGTGGGGGTGGACGCGTGGGTCCTGCGGCGGGAGTGGGTGCTCCGGTCGCCGGCCAGCGGCTACTTGGTGCCGCTGGCGCGGCCGGGCGAGCACGTTCCCCGCTCCACGGTCCTGGCCGAGGTGGTGGACCGTATCGAGCGGGCGGGCCTCGGCCAGGAGCTGGAGCAGATCCGGGCGGGGATCGACCGGGCGCGGCGGGACCTGGAATCCCTGGGCCGGGAGGAGGCCGCGCTCTCGGCCGAGATCCAGCAGCAGGAGGAGTCCCTGGGCAACCAGATCGCCTTCGCGCTCAGCTTTGATCGGGAGGAGGAGTTGAAGGCCCTGCTGGACCTGCGGGAGCAGATCCGGGCCGAGCAGGGTGAGCGACGGGCCGAGCTGGAGGCGCGTCGCGCCCAGGCAGAGGCCGACCGGGAGCGCCTCCTGGAGCGGCGGGCCCAGGTTGAGGCCCGGCTCGCCTCGGCCACCGACGTCATCCGCGCCCCTGAGGCGGGGCGGTTCGAGCTCCGGGTGGACGGGCTCGAGGAGATCCTCACCCCGGAGCAGGTGCTGGATCTCGCCCCGGGCTACCTGCGGGGCCTTCGGGTGCAGGAGCGATCCGCGGCGACAGGCGACCGGGTGGTGGCCGGGCAGCCCGTGGCCCGCCTGGTGGACCCCCAGCGGGTGCACGTCTACGTCTTCCTCCCCAGCGGGCACGGGCTCCAGGTGGGCCGCAAGCTCCTCTTCCAGGCCGAGGGGGCCGAGCGGGTCGCCGCGGCGGTGCGGGAGGTGCGCTTCTTCGGGGACGAGAGCGGCGTCCTCCTGGAGCTGGACGCGGTGCCCGACGCGCTGCTGGACCGCCGTCGCACCCGGGGAGCGCTGATCCTGGACCGGCACGAGGGGGTCGTGGTTCCCACCAGCGCCCTCATCCGTCGGGGCGAGGCGACGGGCGTGCTGGTGGAGGCCGAAGGCGGGCGCCTCTTCACCGGGGTGCAGGTGAAGGGGCACGACGCGGCGTGGGCGGCGGTCTCGGGGGTGGCGGAGGGCAGCCGGGTGGTGGTCAACCCAGGGCTCCTGGGGGAAGAGGCGGCCGGTGCGGCGCCGGCAGGAGAACGCTGA
- a CDS encoding undecaprenyl-diphosphate phosphatase — MTPLDAALLGVVQGLTEFLPVSSSGHLVLAQALLGVHDQGITFEVFAHFGTLLALLVVYRREVVRLLRGAGALPAWAAGRLNGTTAREDLRLLGLVALATVPAGVAGLWLEPRIEGLFGSVRLVGWMLLATGAVLLVAERLGRAPERAGGDRSGGVTPARSLAMGVGQALAIVPGLSRSGTTLSAGLLSGVGRVDAANFAFIMAIPAIGGAFLLTLADLARTGAPLEGSLLVGAAAAALSGYAAIHLLLQVVRQGRLWLFTLYTWAVGAWVLLR, encoded by the coding sequence ATGACGCCGCTGGACGCGGCACTCCTCGGTGTGGTCCAGGGCCTCACCGAGTTCCTGCCCGTTTCGAGCTCGGGCCACCTGGTGCTGGCCCAGGCTCTGCTGGGCGTGCACGACCAGGGGATCACCTTCGAGGTCTTCGCCCACTTCGGCACCCTGCTGGCCCTGCTGGTGGTCTACCGCCGGGAAGTGGTGCGACTGCTGCGGGGCGCGGGGGCCCTTCCCGCGTGGGCCGCAGGCCGGCTCAACGGCACGACGGCCCGTGAGGACCTCCGCCTTCTGGGCCTGGTGGCGCTGGCCACGGTGCCGGCGGGCGTGGCGGGCCTCTGGCTCGAGCCTCGGATCGAGGGGCTCTTCGGCTCGGTGCGCCTGGTGGGCTGGATGCTCCTGGCCACGGGGGCCGTGCTGCTCGTGGCCGAGCGGCTCGGGCGCGCCCCCGAGCGTGCCGGCGGCGACCGCTCGGGCGGCGTCACCCCCGCCCGCTCGCTGGCCATGGGGGTGGGGCAGGCGCTGGCCATCGTACCGGGGCTCTCCCGCTCGGGCACCACCCTGAGCGCCGGCCTGCTGAGCGGCGTGGGCCGGGTGGATGCGGCCAACTTCGCCTTCATCATGGCCATCCCCGCCATCGGCGGCGCCTTCCTCCTCACCCTGGCCGACCTGGCCCGCACAGGGGCGCCCCTGGAGGGTTCGCTCCTGGTGGGCGCCGCGGCCGCGGCCCTCTCGGGGTATGCAGCCATCCACCTGCTCCTTCAGGTGGTGCGGCAGGGCCGGCTCTGGCTCTTCACCCTCTACACGTGGGCGGTGGGCGCCTGGGTGCTCCTGAGATGA
- the ypeB gene encoding germination protein YpeB has product MEKRLRGLSALLIFALLGVTAWALSMRSQRDQIALMMGTRYQQAFQELVDGVDRMEANLAKVSLAGAPSDQIPLLTEIWRDAGLAQAGVGQIPLPVGRMMRTSTFLAQAGDYAYSLVRQAARGVMPDDRARERLAALNREASQLAAELHGIFDKAQAGPTGWIEIQRAAARGLTPPRTNVVGDGLQQVEVQLEEVPTLTYDGPFSDHMTERKPRGLQGEEIGPGEAERVARAFVPSPERDRYQVAVTDRVQGPMPAYHVAVRPPKGGGATYTLDVARQGGAVVWMSSSRQVGSGEMDRDEMRRRAETFARERMPGVPLEAVDSVAAQGRTTFSLIPRVDDVLIYPDMVKVTVAADNGEILHYDAQSYLMNHTDRRLGKPELSEQEARRRLPPDFEPDGPGRLALIPTDSLREVLTYEYRGRVGSQRFILFLNADSGDTEEILQVVPSSEGEVTR; this is encoded by the coding sequence GTGGAGAAGCGGCTTCGAGGGCTCTCGGCCCTGCTCATCTTCGCGCTGCTGGGGGTCACCGCCTGGGCCTTGTCCATGCGGTCCCAGCGCGATCAGATCGCCCTGATGATGGGCACCCGCTACCAGCAGGCCTTCCAGGAGCTGGTGGACGGCGTGGATCGGATGGAGGCCAACCTGGCCAAGGTGTCGCTGGCCGGAGCGCCCTCGGACCAGATCCCCCTCCTGACGGAGATCTGGCGCGACGCAGGCCTGGCCCAGGCGGGTGTGGGTCAGATCCCGCTGCCCGTCGGGCGCATGATGCGCACCAGCACCTTCCTGGCCCAGGCGGGCGACTACGCGTACAGCCTGGTACGCCAGGCGGCCCGGGGCGTCATGCCCGACGACCGGGCCAGGGAGCGGCTGGCTGCCCTCAACCGTGAGGCGAGCCAGCTCGCCGCGGAGCTCCACGGCATCTTCGACAAGGCCCAGGCTGGGCCCACGGGCTGGATCGAGATCCAGCGGGCCGCCGCCCGGGGCCTCACGCCCCCCCGGACCAACGTGGTGGGCGATGGGTTGCAGCAGGTGGAGGTCCAGCTGGAGGAGGTGCCGACCCTCACCTACGACGGTCCCTTCTCGGACCACATGACGGAGCGGAAGCCCCGGGGCCTCCAGGGAGAGGAGATCGGCCCGGGCGAGGCCGAGCGGGTCGCCCGGGCCTTCGTGCCCTCGCCCGAACGGGACCGCTACCAGGTGGCCGTCACCGACCGGGTGCAAGGTCCCATGCCCGCCTACCACGTGGCGGTGCGCCCACCCAAGGGGGGCGGCGCCACCTACACCCTGGACGTGGCACGCCAGGGTGGGGCGGTCGTCTGGATGAGCTCCTCCCGCCAGGTCGGCAGCGGTGAGATGGACCGGGACGAGATGCGCCGCCGGGCCGAGACCTTCGCACGCGAGCGGATGCCCGGCGTCCCCCTGGAAGCCGTGGATTCCGTGGCCGCGCAGGGCCGGACGACCTTCTCCCTCATCCCGCGGGTGGACGACGTCCTCATCTACCCCGACATGGTGAAGGTGACCGTGGCTGCCGACAACGGCGAGATCCTCCACTACGATGCCCAGAGCTACCTCATGAACCACACCGATCGGCGTTTGGGGAAGCCTGAGCTCTCGGAGCAGGAGGCGCGGCGGCGCCTGCCGCCCGACTTCGAACCCGATGGCCCCGGCCGCCTGGCCCTGATCCCCACCGACAGCCTGCGCGAGGTGCTCACCTACGAGTACCGCGGCCGGGTGGGAAGCCAGAGGTTCATCCTCTTCCTCAACGCCGACTCAGGAGACACCGAGGAGATCCTGCAGGTGGTGCCTTCCTCGGAGGGGGAGGTCACCCGGTAG
- the sleB gene encoding spore cortex-lytic enzyme, which translates to MSSEQARIRKTPVRAAWLGGLLLVVLLAGSPAVHAQRPTLYWGTSGYQVRVLQWRLQQWGYYRGPIDGSFGNATAQAVRRFQARNGLRVDGVVGPTTWSALGLGWRAPVRAAATPVAAGGRSDDLTLLARLVSAEAEGEPFEGMVSVAAVVLNRVRSPKFPNSVAGVVFQPHAFESVTNGLIWRRSPSALAWQAARAALNGWDPTYGSLFFWNPAKPVSGWIWSRPVVRQVGAHVFAL; encoded by the coding sequence GTGAGCAGTGAGCAGGCTCGCATTCGGAAGACGCCGGTCAGGGCCGCGTGGCTCGGTGGACTGCTCCTGGTGGTGCTGCTGGCAGGCTCTCCCGCGGTCCATGCCCAGCGCCCCACCCTCTACTGGGGCACCTCGGGCTACCAGGTGAGGGTGCTGCAGTGGCGGCTCCAGCAGTGGGGGTACTACCGGGGGCCCATCGACGGCTCGTTCGGCAACGCCACCGCCCAGGCGGTGCGGCGTTTCCAGGCGCGTAACGGCTTGCGGGTGGACGGCGTGGTGGGCCCGACCACCTGGTCCGCCCTGGGTCTGGGCTGGAGGGCACCGGTGCGGGCCGCCGCCACGCCCGTGGCCGCGGGAGGGCGGAGCGACGACCTCACCCTCTTGGCCCGGCTGGTCTCCGCCGAAGCGGAGGGGGAACCCTTCGAGGGCATGGTGTCCGTGGCGGCGGTGGTGCTGAACCGGGTGCGGAGCCCCAAGTTCCCCAACAGCGTCGCGGGGGTCGTCTTCCAGCCCCACGCGTTCGAGTCGGTGACCAACGGCCTCATCTGGCGCCGCTCGCCCTCAGCCCTGGCCTGGCAGGCCGCCCGGGCCGCCCTCAACGGGTGGGACCCCACCTACGGGTCGCTCTTCTTCTGGAACCCGGCGAAGCCCGTCAGCGGGTGGATCTGGTCGCGCCCCGTCGTCCGCCAGGTGGGGGCCCACGTCTTCGCCCTGTAG
- a CDS encoding CAP domain-containing protein, translating into MPVEATSPSQPPAPAPEPPQSGGDTAQAERYLVNATNAERAAAGRAALSVNGTLTGIARTKARDMAVNGYFDHISPTYGSPRDMMLAAGLNPKWWGENIGRGSSVEQIHQAFMESPGHRANILSAGYTEMGAGVVRQGGRVYVAEEFIQQR; encoded by the coding sequence GTGCCCGTTGAGGCGACGAGCCCCTCGCAGCCCCCGGCGCCTGCGCCCGAACCGCCGCAGTCGGGCGGGGACACCGCCCAGGCGGAGCGGTACCTGGTGAATGCCACCAACGCCGAACGGGCCGCGGCCGGCCGGGCGGCACTCTCCGTCAACGGGACCCTGACCGGCATCGCCCGCACCAAGGCCCGGGACATGGCCGTGAACGGCTACTTCGACCACATCTCTCCCACCTACGGCTCACCCCGGGACATGATGCTGGCCGCAGGGCTGAACCCCAAGTGGTGGGGCGAGAACATCGGGCGGGGAAGCTCCGTGGAGCAGATCCACCAGGCCTTCATGGAGAGCCCCGGCCACAGGGCCAACATCCTCAGCGCCGGGTACACCGAAATGGGCGCGGGCGTCGTGCGCCAGGGCGGGCGCGTCTACGTGGCCGAGGAGTTCATCCAGCAGAGGTAG
- a CDS encoding YlzJ-like family protein, giving the protein MLYTIYPPEMVLEEAEAARVLVEMAVGGRRILAARGPDGGWALERLLSTDPADYLNPAFQPGAAVSPGV; this is encoded by the coding sequence GTGCTCTACACCATCTACCCACCCGAGATGGTTCTGGAAGAGGCGGAAGCAGCGAGGGTGCTGGTGGAGATGGCCGTGGGCGGGCGGAGGATCCTGGCTGCCCGGGGCCCGGATGGCGGGTGGGCGCTGGAGCGGCTCCTCTCCACCGACCCGGCCGACTACCTGAATCCTGCCTTTCAGCCCGGGGCGGCGGTCTCGCCGGGCGTGTGA
- a CDS encoding ClpP family protease — protein MGLWRDPSGRERALTGDDAPSKPEETPGDGREGRPGPGADAATLLASLGQASGPARGTSPIHVLPIIGQIEGHLILPSKNKTTKYEHVIPQLVAIEQNPEVKGLLVLLNTVGGDIEAGLALAEIIRSMSKPTVSLVLGGGHSIGAPIAVAADYSLIAGTASITLHPIRLNGMVIGVPQTYEYLDKMQDRVIRFIVENARITEGKLRELMFRTGELVRDVGTVLVGREAVEVNLIDEVGGIGRALEVLRERAGLPAPGAGTAPDGAPGR, from the coding sequence GTGGGCCTATGGCGCGATCCCAGCGGCCGGGAGCGGGCCCTGACCGGCGACGATGCTCCGAGCAAGCCCGAGGAGACTCCTGGCGACGGCCGGGAAGGCAGACCGGGGCCAGGCGCGGACGCGGCCACGCTCCTCGCGAGCCTGGGGCAGGCCAGCGGGCCGGCCCGGGGGACGAGCCCCATCCACGTCCTGCCCATCATCGGCCAGATCGAGGGGCACCTGATCCTGCCATCCAAGAACAAGACCACCAAGTACGAGCATGTCATCCCGCAGCTGGTGGCCATCGAGCAGAACCCCGAGGTGAAGGGCCTGCTCGTGCTGCTCAACACCGTGGGGGGCGACATCGAGGCGGGTCTCGCCCTCGCGGAGATCATCCGATCCATGTCCAAGCCTACGGTCTCCTTGGTGCTGGGGGGCGGCCACTCCATCGGAGCCCCCATCGCCGTGGCCGCGGACTACTCGCTCATCGCCGGCACCGCCAGCATCACCCTTCACCCCATCCGGCTGAACGGGATGGTCATCGGGGTTCCCCAGACCTACGAGTACCTGGACAAGATGCAAGACCGGGTGATCCGCTTCATCGTCGAGAACGCCCGCATCACCGAGGGGAAGCTGCGCGAGCTCATGTTCCGCACGGGCGAGCTGGTGCGGGACGTGGGCACGGTCCTGGTGGGGCGGGAGGCGGTGGAGGTCAACCTGATCGACGAGGTGGGAGGCATCGGGCGGGCGCTCGAAGTGCTGCGGGAGCGGGCGGGTCTACCCGCCCCCGGGGCAGGGACCGCGCCGGATGGCGCGCCCGGGAGGTGA
- a CDS encoding outer spore coat protein CotE: MADPRIREPEDVRLVETVVRAVYGRGSERFELPCDVRLNESSRYPEKVLGTHATNGRLLDSTIVTDAAGQKRVRVSGNVDLHAWCKGREGTFVVSRQVPFVREIAIPGAGEADFRNEEASARLLEEPSCGPGSLVKLDGDLCVRAPLRLHLGAEIVGDRRVFAYIRAASKPSKPVAPGLPEPAEWVKADEIDYD, from the coding sequence ATGGCCGATCCCAGGATCCGAGAGCCAGAGGACGTGCGCCTGGTGGAGACCGTGGTGCGGGCCGTCTATGGGAGGGGGTCCGAGCGTTTCGAGCTTCCCTGCGACGTGAGGCTGAACGAGTCCTCCCGCTATCCCGAGAAGGTCCTCGGCACGCACGCAACCAACGGCAGGCTGCTGGACAGTACGATTGTCACTGATGCCGCCGGGCAGAAGCGGGTGCGGGTCTCGGGGAACGTGGACCTCCACGCGTGGTGCAAGGGCCGCGAGGGTACCTTCGTGGTGAGCCGACAGGTTCCGTTCGTGCGCGAGATCGCCATCCCGGGCGCCGGGGAGGCGGACTTCCGGAACGAGGAAGCCTCGGCGCGCCTGCTGGAGGAGCCCTCGTGCGGACCGGGGAGCCTCGTCAAGCTGGACGGGGACCTCTGCGTGAGGGCGCCCCTTCGCCTGCACCTGGGCGCCGAGATCGTCGGTGACCGTCGAGTCTTCGCCTACATCCGGGCCGCCTCGAAGCCGAGCAAGCCCGTGGCCCCCGGGCTTCCCGAGCCCGCGGAGTGGGTCAAGGCCGACGAGATCGACTACGACTGA
- a CDS encoding amphi-Trp domain-containing protein: MKWKEDGTGTRQDVASYLNGLAARIGSRSLSVDGQPATLPDGELEYTLKYDEDEGEAQLAFKVTWPTGS; this comes from the coding sequence GTGAAGTGGAAGGAGGACGGTACGGGAACACGCCAGGACGTGGCCAGCTACCTGAACGGTCTGGCTGCCAGGATCGGAAGCCGGTCCTTGTCCGTCGACGGCCAGCCGGCGACCCTGCCGGACGGGGAGCTGGAGTACACCCTCAAGTACGACGAGGACGAGGGTGAGGCGCAGCTCGCCTTCAAGGTCACATGGCCGACCGGCTCCTGA
- a CDS encoding CotS family spore coat protein, with translation MEGIPIPDARRRPPEPVLEAYGFQGATVTNENAKARKAVWFVERPGRTWVLKQSPLDEERLRFVLAAWDHLRARGIGLPARVPARDGRPYVLVPEGLFFVMELACGHAPSYDAPGDRTRILHGLARFHRASEGFSHQGCAGARVQLGEWPRLYRKRLDRLAQAEGAGPVWEAARPHLPFFLEAGRLALEELQRSAYSDWVESVRRRGGLCHQDFAAGNLVLEPSGGLVVLDLDSVSVEIPARDLRKLLVKVLKKQGAWDDEQARRMLSDYHQVNPLRPEQYEVLRVDLLFPHLFHGLVDKALTGRAPDWTQGKFLSKLREVVAFERAKAEALAGSGALLPDPLGSAPVPDTIGGDR, from the coding sequence GTGGAGGGGATCCCCATACCTGACGCGCGTCGCCGGCCACCCGAACCCGTCCTGGAGGCCTACGGCTTCCAGGGCGCCACGGTGACCAACGAGAACGCCAAGGCCCGGAAGGCCGTCTGGTTCGTGGAGCGGCCGGGCCGGACCTGGGTGCTGAAGCAGTCGCCGCTGGACGAGGAGCGACTCCGTTTCGTCCTGGCCGCGTGGGACCACCTTCGGGCGCGGGGCATCGGCCTGCCGGCGCGGGTGCCCGCGCGCGACGGGCGGCCGTACGTCCTGGTCCCGGAGGGACTCTTCTTCGTGATGGAGCTCGCCTGCGGGCACGCCCCCTCGTACGACGCGCCTGGCGACCGGACGCGCATCCTGCACGGGCTCGCCCGCTTCCACCGCGCCTCTGAAGGCTTCTCCCACCAGGGCTGCGCGGGCGCGCGGGTGCAGCTGGGGGAGTGGCCCCGCCTGTACCGGAAGCGCCTGGACCGGCTGGCCCAGGCGGAGGGGGCCGGGCCCGTCTGGGAGGCGGCGCGGCCACACCTCCCCTTCTTCCTCGAGGCCGGCCGGCTCGCCCTCGAGGAGCTACAGCGCTCCGCCTACTCGGACTGGGTGGAGAGCGTGCGCCGCCGGGGCGGCCTCTGCCATCAGGACTTCGCCGCGGGCAACCTGGTGCTGGAACCGTCCGGAGGTCTCGTGGTTCTCGACCTGGACTCGGTCAGCGTGGAGATCCCGGCCCGGGACCTGCGCAAGCTCCTGGTGAAGGTCCTGAAGAAGCAGGGGGCGTGGGACGACGAGCAGGCCCGGCGCATGCTCTCCGACTACCACCAGGTCAACCCCCTCCGGCCCGAGCAGTATGAGGTCCTCCGGGTGGACCTCCTCTTCCCTCACCTCTTCCACGGCCTGGTCGACAAGGCCCTGACGGGCCGCGCCCCCGACTGGACCCAAGGGAAGTTCCTCTCGAAGCTGCGGGAAGTGGTGGCCTTCGAGCGGGCGAAAGCGGAGGCCCTGGCCGGCTCCGGGGCCCTTCTCCCCGACCCGCTCGGCTCGGCGCCGGTGCCGGACACGATCGGGGGCGATCGCTGA
- a CDS encoding CotS family spore coat protein → MEAPAPLVQKVMASYPQEVVAARTIQAGGPKCVWKLETGRGPLCLKRLRQPAEPAAFSVGAQEHIARAGGPVPPVLRSRSGSPWVEVDGAVFVLYPWIDGRRARFTPEADLGPAVRALAAFHRTSRGFQPPEACRVSSKLGSWPRHYREIRERLEQWKTAAVARPDEPFHAAYLSAVDRELELARAAEAALGRSPYARMVEEALPGDTLCHQDYGEGNALVAPRGVWILDLDNVTFDVPARDLRKLLTSLMLDHGGWSDTLAQAVLEAYSGTHPLSDGDLELLVIDLLFPHAFHDAAKNWFKKGKPEKPSRLLDVLPFERAKEAALSRWVPRARWS, encoded by the coding sequence ATGGAGGCACCGGCCCCGCTGGTCCAGAAGGTCATGGCCTCGTACCCCCAGGAGGTGGTCGCCGCCCGCACCATCCAAGCGGGGGGACCCAAGTGCGTGTGGAAGCTGGAAACGGGCCGGGGACCGCTCTGCCTCAAGCGCCTGCGGCAGCCCGCGGAGCCGGCGGCGTTCAGCGTCGGCGCCCAGGAGCACATCGCCCGCGCCGGGGGACCGGTCCCCCCCGTCCTGCGATCCCGCAGCGGCAGCCCGTGGGTGGAGGTGGATGGAGCGGTCTTCGTCCTCTACCCCTGGATCGACGGCCGCCGGGCCCGCTTCACCCCCGAGGCGGACCTGGGGCCCGCGGTTCGGGCCCTGGCCGCGTTCCACCGGACCTCGCGGGGCTTCCAGCCCCCGGAAGCCTGCCGGGTCTCCAGCAAGCTCGGGAGCTGGCCCCGTCACTACCGGGAGATCCGGGAGAGGCTGGAACAGTGGAAGACCGCCGCGGTGGCCCGGCCCGACGAGCCCTTCCACGCTGCCTACCTCTCGGCCGTGGACCGGGAGCTGGAGCTGGCACGGGCCGCGGAGGCGGCGCTGGGTCGCTCCCCGTACGCCCGGATGGTGGAAGAGGCCTTGCCCGGCGACACCCTCTGCCACCAGGACTACGGTGAAGGCAACGCCCTCGTCGCCCCCCGCGGCGTCTGGATCCTGGACCTGGACAACGTCACCTTCGACGTCCCGGCCCGCGACCTCCGCAAGCTCCTCACCAGCCTCATGCTCGACCACGGCGGGTGGAGCGACACCCTGGCTCAGGCGGTGCTCGAGGCCTACTCAGGCACCCACCCGCTCTCCGACGGAGACCTGGAGCTCCTGGTCATCGACCTGCTCTTTCCCCACGCCTTCCACGATGCCGCCAAGAACTGGTTCAAGAAGGGAAAGCCGGAGAAGCCTTCCCGCCTGCTCGACGTGCTGCCCTTCGAGCGGGCGAAGGAGGCCGCCCTTTCCCGGTGGGTACCGCGTGCGAGGTGGTCGTGA
- a CDS encoding glycosyltransferase family 4 protein — protein MGTACEVVVMRAALVATEKLPVPPIRAGAIQTYIDGVLPYLAAHHRVTVFSITDPDLPPRDKGKGFEVVRLPADHFAEQVAHELAAGAFDVIHLFNRPAWVETIHRAAPRAPIVLSVHNEMFDPNKLAPGAAERCLDLCERVLTVSRFIAEGIAGRYPAARPKLQVVYSGADPEAYVPCWHPRAAEIRRRVARRLGFPPEDPVILCVSRLSPKKGQHVLIRAMDAILPGHPAARLVLVGSRWYGRTEWDDYGRSLQRLAAGYGGHVLLTGFVPLAEIPPYYTSSDVFVCASQWNEPLARVHYEAMAAGLPIVTTRRGGNAEVVDGMGNGWVVDDYRDPLAMGHHIAHLLENRELALSLGRQGRALAEQRFNWRRVAGDLLAVYAGLRGA, from the coding sequence GTGGGTACCGCGTGCGAGGTGGTCGTGATGCGCGCGGCCCTGGTCGCCACGGAGAAGCTGCCGGTTCCGCCCATACGGGCTGGCGCCATCCAGACGTACATCGACGGGGTCCTCCCGTACCTCGCCGCCCACCACCGGGTGACGGTCTTCAGCATCACCGACCCGGACCTGCCGCCCCGCGACAAGGGGAAGGGCTTCGAGGTGGTCCGCCTGCCCGCCGATCACTTCGCGGAGCAGGTCGCGCACGAGCTGGCGGCCGGAGCTTTCGACGTGATCCACCTCTTCAACCGTCCCGCGTGGGTGGAAACCATCCACCGGGCCGCGCCCCGCGCCCCGATCGTGCTGAGCGTCCACAACGAGATGTTCGACCCCAACAAGCTCGCTCCCGGCGCAGCCGAGCGCTGCCTCGACCTCTGCGAGCGGGTTCTCACCGTCAGCCGGTTCATCGCCGAGGGCATCGCCGGCCGCTACCCCGCGGCCCGGCCGAAACTCCAGGTCGTCTATTCGGGTGCCGACCCGGAGGCCTACGTACCCTGCTGGCACCCGCGCGCCGCGGAGATCCGCAGACGGGTCGCAAGGCGGCTGGGCTTCCCGCCCGAGGACCCGGTCATCCTCTGCGTGAGCCGGCTCTCACCCAAGAAGGGGCAGCACGTGCTGATCCGGGCCATGGACGCGATCCTGCCCGGGCACCCCGCCGCCCGTCTGGTCCTGGTGGGCAGCAGGTGGTACGGCCGCACCGAGTGGGACGACTACGGCCGCTCGCTGCAGCGGCTGGCCGCCGGCTACGGGGGCCACGTGCTCCTCACCGGCTTCGTTCCCCTGGCGGAGATCCCACCCTACTACACCTCGAGCGATGTCTTCGTCTGTGCCTCCCAGTGGAACGAGCCGCTGGCCCGGGTCCACTACGAGGCCATGGCGGCCGGGCTCCCCATCGTCACCACCCGGCGCGGGGGGAATGCGGAGGTGGTGGACGGCATGGGCAACGGCTGGGTGGTGGACGACTACCGGGACCCACTGGCCATGGGGCACCACATCGCGCACCTGCTCGAGAACCGGGAGCTGGCCCTTTCCCTGGGACGCCAGGGGCGCGCGCTGGCCGAGCAACGGTTCAACTGGCGGCGCGTGGCCGGCGATCTGCTGGCGGTCTACGCGGGGCTCCGCGGCGCATGA